The DNA window TGGTCAATTATTGATGGATCCGAGAGAACGTCGCAGTAGCCCCCGACAGCCAATTAAACTCGCCGCCCAAATCGATGTGGGCAGCGGAGAGTCATTACCCTGCCAAATCGCAGACTTTTGCGCCGAAGGCCTCTACATCCGTTTTTCGGGCCAGACCTCTCTCAAACTCGGGAGTGTGTTTGAGCGGTCGGAGCCGGAAGAAGTTGTTGTGCGCTTTCGAGGCTTGGACAGCAACGTTCACCATGAGCTGCACGTTCGCCCTGCACGACGAATCGAACGTGCCATGGGGGTTTCCTTTGTCCGATCAAATCCAGAGGCCATCGAGGCGCTAATACGGCTGTGCGGCAGTGGTGACAACCAAAGCCGATCTTCACTGCAAGCGCCCAGCGATAGGGTTCAGTTTGTACTGCATCAATGTGCCCGTGCCATTACCCAGTTCATTGAACCGTTGATGGGTGCCTGTTTTGTAAACACTGTCGACGGATTAAAAGCGGCGGCTCAGAAAGCGTCAAGCGATCAGCTGGCGAATGAATACATGGATGCGGCGGGGCAAATCGAAGGTCGTCAGCGCATCTTGTGGCACCACATGGCCCGCAGCCTGGAGTCGCCCTTAAAGCCGGAGCAAAAAGGCGCTCCGGGGGCGCTATTGTCGGTTGTTGATAAAGACGAATTCGAAGATTGGCTGGCGGTTAAGGTCATGGTCACCCGGGCGGACACCTTGTACCGGGGCGATCTGCTTGAACTCAAGCTGCGGCTGGATCATTTGGGTATCTCCAATCGGACTGGCCATCACAATCCACTGGGGCCGGCGCTGGTCTGCGAAGCCTTTCATCATGCTTTGGTGCAGCTGAAGGTGAGTCGCGATGTGGAAAAAGTGTGTTTGAAAGTCTTTGAGCAAACGGTGATTCGCCAGTTAGCCCCGCTTTACCGTGAGCTGAATAACATCCTTATCAGGCACGGTGTATTGCCTGACCTCGATTTAACGAAATACCTCAGTGAACAAGCCGCGGAGGGGGTTACCTCCAAAACTCCGGAGCCTAAACCCGCGCGTGAAGGTGAGGATGAGGCGATAAAACCCTCGCCAGTCCGGCCAGAAGACAAAATCGAGTCGAAGGCTTCAGGTGAGTTCCGGGGGTATTCCAAATCTGCGCAGAATGCCTTTGCAACGGTTCGAAACCTGTTGTCATCCCTGAAGCGGAGCCGCTCTGCAGACGACGTGCCAGCATCAGAATCGTTCGAACCCGATGCCCGGCCACTGACCAGCAATGAGCTGAGCCAAGAACTGCAAGAGCTGCAGATACAGGCAGCTGATCTGAACGAGCCCGATGTTCCGCTTAAGGAACGCGTTGTGGCGAAAGTGAAAGGCAGCATTGAAAATGCGCGCTTGAACGAAGACAGCCAAGACGCACTGGATGTGGTGGATCGGTTTTTCCGCAGTGTGACCGAAAGCCCCAAACTCAGCCGTTTTGCTCAAGACAAGATGCGTCAATTGCAGGTGCCGGTGCTGAAAGTGGTGATGCGTGATCCCAGCTTTTTTGAGGATCAGGCCAGCCCTGTCCGCAGTGTGATGAACCGACTGGCACAGATTGGTGTAAAAGGCGCTCGTCCCAATCCTGTGGTGCAACGCAAGGTCGATGAGTTGGTGCAACGCATCGCGACCGACTTTGATAAGGATACGGTGATTTTTGACGAAGCTGTCGAGGAACTCGACAGCTTGATCGAACGACAAAACCTCGCCTACCGTCGCAACGTAGAGCGTGTAACGGCAGCCGCTCAGGGTTCCCAGAAGGTAGCCGAATCCAAAGCCGCAGTGGCCGCCGCACTGGATGCAAAACTGGGCGGCCGCAAGGTGCCCAAAGCGGTTGTCAGCCTGTTGGAAAGTGGGTGGCGCGATCTCTTGTCTCTGACCTGGATACGGCAGGGCGAAGAGGGGCAGCTGTGGCAGGATTATCTGGCCGTGATTGATTCGTTAATGGCCTATGCTGAAAGCCCCGGCAACAGCAGTAATTTGCCGGAACTTCTGCGCTTGATTCAGGACGGTTTGGCATCCATTTCCAGCAACCGTACACCGTCTTCCCAGATACGGGATGAGCTAAAACAGCTGATGGTTCGGCAGCCAGGCGAGCCTCTTGAGCTGGTTGAAGTGCCGAAGGCTCAGTCTGACAAACCTGCCAAGTCGGACGCGGGCGAGCGAGAAATGATAAGTCTTCAGCGTTGGGTCAATCGCGCCCAGCAATTGCAAGTCGGAGACTGGTTTAAAGATCAAAGTAAATCGGATGACCTGCATTACATCCGGCTGGTTTGGGTTGCAGATAACTTCTCGCGCTTTGTGTTTGTGAATCATCAGGGTATGCGTGTGGTCGAATTGGACGCCACCTCACTGGCGCGGAAAATGCGGGAAGGTGTTCTCATTCTGGACAGCCAGTACGAAAAGCCGTTGGTCGATGAAAGTATTGATCGCATGGTGCGGAATGTATACGACCAACTGTCTTGGGTCTCGACCCACGATGATTTGACGCATTTGTTGAACCGTCGTGAATTCGAACGATTGTTAGAACATCAACTCACGCGAGGTGAAGACACCCGCACGCTGCTGCATCTGGACCTGAAGGGCTTCCGGCTGCTGAACGATGTGGCGGGCCAGAAAGCCGCCGATGAAACCCTGAAACAGGTGGCTGACATACTGTGTAAACATGCAGATGAGGGCATGCCCGTGTCGCGGGTTGAGGGCACAGAATTCGCGATGCTGGTGCCGGATGACAAGGCGAGCGTAGTAGCCCAGTCGCTGGTTAGCGCCATCGAGGCGGCGGAATTCCGTTTCGATGGCAAAACCTATGAATTAACCGCCAATGTTGGCATCGTGCCGACGGTCGCTGCGGTGACCTCAGCCGAACGCTGGCTGAGAACATCCGAACAGGTACTGTCTGTCGCCCGTCGCGGCGGCGCAGGGCGTGTGTCTGTTTACAGTGAAGGTGGCGAAGATCAGGCGCGACAGGATCAGATAGCGGCCCGTGTTGCGAATCTTGGGGATCCTGCCGATGATCGAATGTTACTGCGGTGCCAGAAGATCATTCCGTTGCATCCGGAGGCCCGGATGTCGGTCGCCCAGTATGAAATCCTGATCAGTATGTACGATGATAACGGCGAGTTAGTGACCGGCCGCGACCTCGTGCGTATGGCAGAACGCTATGACCGAATGCAGGCGGTAGACCGTTGGGTTGTGGGTCATATGCTGGATTGGCTGCAGGAAAAAAAGCCCGGTGCCCGAGAGGTTGGCGGTATCTGTATTAATTTGTCTGGCCATTCGTTGAATGATCAGGCCCTGCTAGAATTTATTTACGAAAAGCTCAGTGAAAAAGACGCCCCCATCGAGCGCTTGTGGTTTGAGTTAACCGAAGCCTCGGCCATCCACGACGTGCCGGCCGTAGCCCGGTTTATCGGAGAAATGAAAGAACTTGGGTGCCGCTTCTGTCTGGGTAACTTTGGGACCGGTCCGAACGCTTATGACTTCATGCGCTCGCTGCCGATCGACCTGATCAAAATCGACAGTGCCTTTACTCATCAGCTGGCTACCAACGCCACTGACCAGGCCATGGTTAAATCAATGGTTGATATGGCGCATTTTATGGATCGGGAAGTTGTGGCCACTCAGGTTGAAACTCGTGAGGTTCTGGATAAGCTGGCGCAGTTGGGCGTGGACTATGCTCAGGGCTTTGTTATCGAAAAGCCTAAATTACTAACCAGTTTGATCTGACCCTCAGGAATTCTGCTTTTATGTCTAAGCGCCACCCGATTATTGCGGTGACCGGCTCCTCCGGTGCCGGCACCAGTACCACTGGTCAGATTTTTGCGCGATTGTTTGCCCGAGAAGACATCAATGCCGCGATGGTCAGTGGTGACAGCTTTCACCGTTATACCCGTGAGCAGATGGCGCGCCTGGCGGCGAAAGGCCAGTTTGGTGAGCGCAACCATTTCGCCCTTGCTGCCAACCACATCGACCGGCTTGAAGCCCTAATGTATGACTACAGTCACACGGGCAATGGTCGATGCCGCCAGTACGTCCACGATGAAGATCACGAGCTGATTACAGCCGGCCATAAGCCAGGCACCTTTACGCCTTGGAGTTCATTGCCGGCGGACACCGATGTGCTGTTTTACGAAGGATTGCACGGCGGAGTGGTGAGCGAAAACTTCAACCTGGTCCAGTATGTGGATCTGTTGATCGGCGTCGTGCCCATCGTAAACCTGGAATGGATTCAGAAGATCAACCGGGATACCAACAAACGCGGATACAGTCCCGAAGCCGTTGTGGAAACCATCATTAACCGTATGGATGACTACGTAAAAGACATCGTGCCGCAATTCTCTCACACCCATATCAACTTTCAGCGTGTACCGTTGGTGGATACATCCAACCCGTTCATCGCTCGAGAAGTGCCGAGTGAAGATGAAAGCATGATCGTGATTCACTTTCGTGAAGTCACGGATGTGGACTTCAGCTGGTTGCTGCAGGCGATTCCCCAAAGCCGTTTGTCCCGGCACGACACCTTGGTGATCCCGGGAACGAAAATGCCACTGGCTATGGATTTGATTGTGCGCCCCATGGTTCAGAGGCTAATGGCCGGCAAGGCGTTTGCCTGAGAGGCAGCTGAGAATAGCTGCCTCTCAAAGTAATTATTCCACGTTGCGGGAATAGAAAATTTCCAGCATCTCCCGGCGTAGCCGGTCTTCGATGGACTTGGCTTCGGCAGGATCGAGCTCTTCTGCGTTGGTGCCAAACACGTAATTATCCAGGTTGAACTCTTTCAACATCATCTTCGTGTGGAACAGGTTCTCCTGATACACGTTTACGTCGATCATCTGATAGGCGTTCTGGGTGTCTTCCGTGAGGTAGTTCTGAATCGAATTGATGTCGTGGTCGATGTAGTGCTTGGTGCCATCGATGTCGCGGGTAAAACCACGCACCCGGTAATCGACGGTGACCACGTCAGAATCGAAGCTGTGAATCAGGTAGTTCAACACCTTCAGCGGTGAAATCAAACCACAGGTAGACACATCGATATCAGCACGGAAGGTGCTCACACCGTCGTGAGGGTGGCTTTCCGGATAGGTGTGAACCGTCACGTGGCTTTTGTCCAGGTGCGCCACAATGGTATCGGGCAATGGGCCGGGCGATTCGTCGTAATTCTCTTCGCAGTCGTCTACGTCGTGCTCGGCAATCAGCATGGTGACCGACGCACCGTGGGGCTCGTAATCTTGACGGGCAATATTAAGAACGTTCGCGCCAATGATTTTCACAACGTCAGTCAGGATCTGAGTCAAACGCTCGGCGTTATACATCTCGTCGATGTAATCGATGTATGCTTCACGTTGCTCGTTGGTCTGCGCGTAACAGATGTCGTAGATGTTGAAGCTTAGTGATTTGGTCAGATTGTTAAAACCGTGCAACTGGAGTTTTGATTCCATGCTCAGCCCCTCCGGTGATTGGAGATGAATGGTGACAGGGTGAGGTTAGTCCCCCTACCGAGGCCGCCACCGACTACTGACCAGGCAAACATGTTGTTCACCTTTTGCGCAGACCGGCGGAGAAAGGTGCGTATTATGCATACGGCTTATGTCGATGAATAGTGTTTGCAAGGACTTTTTTTAAGCACCTGAATACGCCCCGAAAAGCTACGGTTCGCGGGGCTTTACGAACTTATTCCGCCGCTCGAATTTCGAAGCTGTGGGTGATCTCCACTCCGGCTGCGCCCAGCATAATAGAGGCCGAGCAATACTTGTCGGCAGACAAGCTAACCGCTCGTTCTACCTGCTTTTCTTTCAAGTTGTGACCGGTCACAACGAAATGCAGATGAATTTTGGTGAAAATCGCTGGCACGGCATCGGCCCGCTCTGCTTCCAGTTCGGCATGGCAGGCTGTCACGTTTTGTCGGCTTTTTTGCAAAATGGACATGACGTCAAACGAAGAACAACCGCCGACACCCATGAGCAACATTTCCATGGGGCGCGGCCCAAGATTCTGCCCGCCGAGGTCGGGTGGCCCGTCCATTTGTACGCTGTGGCCGGTGCCGCTGGTGGCTTTGAAACTAACATTGCCGGTCCAGTCTACCGTTGCTTTCATTTGTTCTTCTCCCATGTTGAATCGGTAATGAGAAGGGATGCTAGCACAGACTTTCAGAAATCCACGCCTTTGCATGCCAGTTGCCCCTGAGCAACCATCTTGTTATAAGTTGCGTGGATAAATAGATAATCCCGTAACCTGCAGGGAAATGCAGGGATATAACAAAGATCAGGATCGGCAATACGCTGAGGAGGCACATCTCGCATTATGGCTACTATCATCAAGCCGGTTGAGCAGAAAACCAAACATCTGGATTACTTTCTTTCCCAATGCCATCGCCGGCGTTACCCAGCCAAAAGCACCATTATTTATGCGGGCGACAAAAGTGACTCCCTCTTCTACATCGTAAAAGGGTCGGTAACCGTCATTATTGAAGACGACGATGGCCGCGAAATGATTATGGCCTACCTGAACACCGGCGATTTTTTCGGTGAGATGGGGCTGTTCGACAACATGGATTCGCGCAGTGCTTGGGTCAAAGCCAAAACCGAATGCGAGGTGGCTGAAATAAGCTACACCAAATTCCGTGAAATCGCCCAGCAAGATCCCCGGGTTCTGTATTTCATTGGTGAGCAGATGGCCTCTCGCTTGCGCCAAACCACCCGTAAAGTGGGTGACCTGGCGTTCCTGGACGTGACCGGTCGGGTAGCGCGCACGCTGTTGGATTTGTGCAAAGAGCCCGATGCCATGACTCACCCAGACGGCATGCAGATTAAGATCACTCGTCAGGAAATCGGCCGCATTGTCGGTTGCTCCCGCGAGATGGTGGGCCGAGTACTGAAAACGCTGGAAGAGCAAGGTCTGGTGCAGGTGAAAGGGAAAACCATGGTGGTCTACGGCACCCGTTAATGGGCATCTGTAGAGCTTAGAAAAAACCGCTGCCTCGCAGCGGTTTTTTTATGGGCGCTAGTCTGCCAAAGCGACCGATTTGATCTGCAGCCACACGGCCAGCCCGGGAGAAAGCCGAAGCTGGTGTACCGAGCGGGAGGTCAACCGCGCTAAAAACGGAGTATCCCCTGCCAACAGACGAACCAGACTGGTGCCCGGCATGACCTCCCGGGCAATGTGATCGACCGTTGCCGGCAGCAGGTTCTGAATACTTTGGTTCCGCTGTTCCTGCAAAGCAATACTGACGTCCCGAGCTAACACCTGAACACGCACCGACATGCCAGCGTGGAGGTGATCGTGATGACGCAGCCAAAGCTCACCGCCATCGAACACCACTCGGCACAATTGCCAGCGGTCATCCACTTCCGCTATTTCTCCATTGAGAATCACGCCAGCGTCTTCTTCCAGCCGGAACGGGTGATCCGTTCGCGCCAAGGTTTCCTGAAGCGGTCCGTGGGCAACCACACGCCCGTGTTCCATCATCACAATGTGATCGGCCAGCCGCGCCACTTCGGCGGTGGAATGGGAAACGTAAAGCACCGGGATCTCGAGCGTGTCTCGCATGCGCTCGAGGTACGGCAAAATGTCCAGTTTACTTTGCTGGTCCAGCGCCGACAGCGGCTCGTCCATTAATAGCAAACGGGGACTGGTCAGGAGAGCTCGTCCGATGGCCACGCGCTGGCGTTCACCGCCAGAAAGTCCTGCGGGCATGCGCTTCAGCAGCGGCGACAGGCCGAGCCAGTCATAGACTTGCTCCGGGCTAATCTTGCGTTGTTCGGCCGGCACCCGTCGGTAGCCGTACAGCAGGTTTTTGCGAACCGACAAATGCGGAAACAGGCTGGTGTCTTGAAATACATAAGCCAAAGGCCGACGATGCACCGGCCAACTGTTGCTGGCGGTTTGCCAAGGCTCGCCCAAAACCGAAAGCTGTCCTTGGGCGGCCTGTAAGCCGGCAATGCATCGCAACAGGGTGGTCTTGCCGCATCCGGAATGACCAAAAATGGCGGTAATGCCGGAGCCAGGCAGGTTGAGGTCAACATCCATGGCGAACTTATCGAAGTGGCACTGAAATCGGGCCTGAATAGTGTCCGGATGGCTCATCGAACCACTCCCGGCTGGAGACGCCCGTTCAGGGTATACAGGGTGACGAGTACGACAAAAGAAAACACCAGCATGCCGGCAGAGAGCCAATGCGCCTGCGTGTATTCCAGTGCTTCCACGTGATCGAAAATGGCCACCGATAACACCTTGGTTTCACTGGGAATGCTGCCGCCAATCATCAAAATAACGCCGAATTCACCAATGGTATGGGCGAAACTCAGCACCGCGGCGGTCAGAAAGCCCGGGCGCGCTAACGGGATGGCGATGGATAGAAAGCGATCCCAAGCCGAGGCGCGTAGCGTGGCGGCAGCTTCCAGCAGGTTCTCGTTCAAACTCAGAAAGGCATTTTGTAAGGGTTGCACGGTAAAAGGTAGGGAGTAGATCACCGATGCCACCACCAAACCTTCAAAGGTAAAAGGCAATAGCCCCAAGCCAAGGCTTTCGGTCAACTGGCCAATGGCTCCATCGGGGCCCATCACGATCAGCAAATAAAAGCCCAGTACGGTCGGCGGTAACACCAGCGGCAGCGCCACAATCGCGGCAATGGGTTGGCGAAGCCAGTGTTGAGTGCGGGCCAGCCACCACGCAATAGGAGTGCCGATTAACAGCAGCAACACCGTGGTGATGCCCGCCAGTTTCAATGTTAGCCAAACGGCCTGCCATTCCGGGCCCATGAAATCTCCGCCGGTTCAGTGAGTGGACTGTAGCGGGATATCGTACCCGTCTTCGCGGATGATCGCCTGTGCTTTTGAGCCATTTAGAAATGCCATCCAGGCATGAGCCGCAGGGTTTTGGTGGCCTCGATTAAGCAAAATTACATGCTGACTGATCGGGTTGTGCAGTGTTTTGGGTACCTGCCAGGCAACGCCTTCGGCTCCTTTGTAGGCACGCACTTGGGCTTGAGCCACGAAGCCGGCACGAGCATTGCCAGTGGCGATAAACTGGAAGGTTTGCGCGATGGAGTCGCCGCTGACCAGTTTTGGTGTGAGTGACTCGGCCAGCCCGAGATTCTCCAGAACCTCGATTGCGGCGATGCCATAGGGGGCGGTTTTGGGATTGCCGATCGCCAGACGCTGAGGCTGGCTGTTCAGGTATTGCTGGCCATCCCGAAACAGATTCGGGTCGCGGCTCCAAAGCACCAGCCGGCCCTCGGCATAAGGAATCTGCGAACTGACTACGGCCAAGTCTTTGTCGGCCAGCAAGCGAGGGCGCTCAGCATCGGCAGCCATAAATACATCGTAGGGCGCGCCGTGCTGGACTTGCGCATACAGCTTGCCAGTGGATCCATAGCTGGCGTGCACTTGATGCCCGGTTTGCTGTTCGAAGAGTGTGATCAATTTCGCCATGGTGCCGGTAAAGTTCGCGGCCACGGCAACCGTGGTTTGTTCGGCCCGGGCCTGCCCGGCGGGCAGAAACAGACAGGCCGTGATCAGGCCGACAAAGGCTCGGCGCATGCGGTTTGAACGGTCGGAATACACTGCAGCAGGTGTTGCCATACATCCTCGGCGTTGAGTTCGTTGAGCATCTCGTGGCGGCCGCCGTCAAAAAGCCGGAAAGTCACTTTCTGAATGCCGGCGTCTCGAATGGCTTGAAAATGCAGGCGGATACCCTTGCCCATTTCACCGACCGGGTCGTTGCTGCCGGAAAACAGATGTACGGGTAGATCTTTGCGCCAGAATGCCGGGTTGATGGTGAGCATGCCGCCGAGGAAATCATGCCACAGCCCGGTGCTGCATTCGAATCCGCACAACGGGTCAGCCAGATATTGATCCACTTGCTGTTCATCCCGGCTTAGCCAGTCGCATTCGGTTCGGTTGGGCCGGAGCATGCGATTGAATTTCCCAAAGGTCAGGTTGGCAATCAGTTTGCTTTGGTGGCGTTTGCCGCAAACCCGCTTGATCAGCCCGATAAGCGAGCGTGAAGGAATCAATTCTGCTTTGTTGATGCGGTTGGATGCGCTCAGTATCAGCGCATCAATAGAGCCCCCATGCTGCTGTGCATAACTTTGGGCGATGAACGAGCCCATGCTGTGGCCCAGAACACTCAGGGGCAGCTCAGGAAAAATGCTTTTAGCGTGGCCAACAACGAGGCCCAGATCGCTAATTACCTTGGCCCAGCCCTCATTGTCGGCATAGTGGCCGAGGCTGTCCGGGGTGCAATCGGGGCCGTGGCCCCGATGGTGATAGCTGATCACGGCAATCTGATGTTTGCTCAGCCACTGCGCAAGCCCGGCATAACGGTTGCCGTGCTCGGCCATACCGTGGCTGATCACCAGACAGGCAAGGGGCAATTCGGGCTGAAACAGAGTACCGGTAAGCTGGTAGCCGTCAGCGGCGGTCAGGTTCAGAGTGTGCTGGTTCATAATTCTTAACCGGTTCCTGTGCAACCGGGCGTTGCCACTCCGGCGGTTTCCACAAATGTTTTAAACGAGAGCTTAGACTGCCGGGTTTGCCCATGTCGCGGAACATATCCACATATTCGTGAGTCCACAGTACCAGCAGGTTGTTTGAATATACTTGGCGGGGAATGCCGTAAGTCGGCGGCAGATCGTCACTTTCGGGCACGAAACTGTTAAACAAGCGATCCCAAATGATCAACACTCCGCCATAGTTTCGGTCGATGTACTGCTGATTTCGCCCGTGATGGGCACGATGATGGCTGGGCGTGTTGAACACAAATTCCACGGCTGCCGGCAGGCGATGGATCAAGGTGGTGTGGATAAAAAACTGATACACCAGCGACAGCGCGTAGGCTACACCAATCCACACCGGATTGAAGCCCAGCAAGGCCATGGGTAGGTAAAACGCCCAGTTACCGTTAAAGATATTGGTCGCGCTCTGGCGCATGGCAGTAGAAAAGTTCAGACGCTCGGAGGAATGGTGTACCACATGGGCGGCCCAGAACCAGCGAATTCGATGGCTGGAACGGTGCATCCAGTAATAGCAGAAATCCACACCAATGAAGGTCAGCACCGCTGTAAAAGCATTCAGTTCGATGTCGAACAGGCGGTAGTGGTAACACAGCGCATACACCGGAAAGGCAATCATCCCGGCAAACAGCAGCTCAGTGGTTTGATAACCCGCACCTAGCATGAAATTGCGGATCGCCTCGGGCACATCCATCAGCTTCGGGTTGTGGCGGATTTTCAGATATTCCCAAACTGCCACGGCAATGAAGATCGGTGTGGCGACCACAAAAATCAGCTGTCGCTCATCCAATGCCAACCAGGGGGCCAGCGTCTCCCAAAGCGCGAGCAGTCCGCTGCTCTCAAGCACCGAGTGCATCATATCGATCAGAGCCATAACAAAAGCCATGTTGGTTATTATTCAGCTTGTATCATGGCACGTGCTCGGTTTTTTCAGATGTCTTATAGCGCCATTGTGAGTAGCGCTTTGCGACAGCCTGTCTGGTTAGCGGTTGTTGCGGTACATCTCCGCAACGGGCGCGACTATGTCCTTCCATTCCGCTAGCACGGTCTGAACGGGTTTCGGAATTTTCGCGGGCTTGGGCCAAGGCACCGGATACTGCTCGGGCTGGAACAGCGGAGCCAGCAAAGCGCCCGCGGTCAGATCCGCACGAGAGAACTGGTCTCCGACGAGGTAAGGCTGTTGGCTATACACTTCGGCGAGTTCGGTGAGCACCGTTTCGAGCGTTTGCTGAGAAGCGTCTGCCGTGGTCTGGTTGATCTTCATCCACTTGCGCATGATGTCATCAACCCGGCTGAAGGCGAGGCTCAGCATGATCTTGTTGTAGAACGGGGTGCCAGCGGCCAGAAGCGGAATCACCACCTTCGGGCGTTGCAGGAAATAATGGTAAACCCAGGTTCGAATGGCCGAGCCGGCCAGGTCATCCAGTTTCTTCTCCCAAGCCAGCACGTCTGCCCGCACTTCCGGTGATTCGGGCGTCAGGGGGCGTTCGGGAAAGGTTTCATCCAGGTAGTCCAAAATAGCGGAAGAGCCTTGAATAATGTGCCCGTTGTGGTCCAGTACCGGCACCGACGACTCGGCTTTGGTCAATTGTTTGATGGTTTTAATGTGCTGGCCGGGCAGCAAATTCACCGTTTGATAGCTGATGCCTTTGTAATCCAGCGCCCAGCGTATCTTTTCGGCGTAGTGTGAAATGCAAAACTGATAGAGTTTAATGGCCATGTGAACGCTTCCGTGAAATGTTTGGCCAAGATTACCCGTACTGTCAGCTAATTCCCATGCTAGGAAAGGCAACCGCCGAGTTTGGCCAGCCAACTGACAGGATGGTCATGGTGAAAACCGGAAGGAATCACTAAACTAGCTTGCTACAGTCTGTCATGCCAGAGGATGTCTTTATGTTGTTGCGTCGCGCCCTGTCTGTTTCTGCTGTCATTGCAGCAGGTCTAGCCGTCTCAGCCTGTGCCACCAAACCCGAAGTGAAAAGTTTGTCAGACTACGGGGTATACCAATGTGGTCAGCTAGATTTGAAAGTAACCGGAGTGGACGAAAGCGGGCTTCTTGGCATCGAATACCTGAACCGACGTGTGCTGCTGAAACCGTCTCCGACTGATGAAGGCGCACTTTACGTAGCGCCGGGAGACACCCAGACTCGATTCTGGGCCAAAGGTGAGCGTGCCACTCTCACTCTGAAAGGCGATGCCTTGCCTGAGTGCCTCGAGCCGGGTGCAATCGAATCTTCGTTTAAGGCTATGGGCACAGAGCCGAACTGGTCGGCTGAAATCGAAAACAACCAAGTGGACCTGACTCTGCCCTACGATGGTGAGGTGTTGGAGGGCGTATGGCTGCGTGAGACCGTTGCTAACCGTCACGGGCGCGTTTATGAAGGCAAAGTCGATGAACGCAAAATCGAAGTGTCAGTGGCTCATCAGCTGTGCGAGAACCCCATGTCTGGCGCCCAGTATCCGGCGCAAGTGCGCCTGACGGTGGATGGCAATACGTTTGAAGGGTGTGGCGGTGATCGTGAGCGGCTGTTCCAGGGCGCAGAGTGGGTAGTGGATGATCTGGCCGGCGACGGCATCATTGATCGTTCCATGATGACGATCCGTTTCCA is part of the Marinobacter sp. JH2 genome and encodes:
- a CDS encoding DUF1631 family protein, yielding MDPRERRSSPRQPIKLAAQIDVGSGESLPCQIADFCAEGLYIRFSGQTSLKLGSVFERSEPEEVVVRFRGLDSNVHHELHVRPARRIERAMGVSFVRSNPEAIEALIRLCGSGDNQSRSSLQAPSDRVQFVLHQCARAITQFIEPLMGACFVNTVDGLKAAAQKASSDQLANEYMDAAGQIEGRQRILWHHMARSLESPLKPEQKGAPGALLSVVDKDEFEDWLAVKVMVTRADTLYRGDLLELKLRLDHLGISNRTGHHNPLGPALVCEAFHHALVQLKVSRDVEKVCLKVFEQTVIRQLAPLYRELNNILIRHGVLPDLDLTKYLSEQAAEGVTSKTPEPKPAREGEDEAIKPSPVRPEDKIESKASGEFRGYSKSAQNAFATVRNLLSSLKRSRSADDVPASESFEPDARPLTSNELSQELQELQIQAADLNEPDVPLKERVVAKVKGSIENARLNEDSQDALDVVDRFFRSVTESPKLSRFAQDKMRQLQVPVLKVVMRDPSFFEDQASPVRSVMNRLAQIGVKGARPNPVVQRKVDELVQRIATDFDKDTVIFDEAVEELDSLIERQNLAYRRNVERVTAAAQGSQKVAESKAAVAAALDAKLGGRKVPKAVVSLLESGWRDLLSLTWIRQGEEGQLWQDYLAVIDSLMAYAESPGNSSNLPELLRLIQDGLASISSNRTPSSQIRDELKQLMVRQPGEPLELVEVPKAQSDKPAKSDAGEREMISLQRWVNRAQQLQVGDWFKDQSKSDDLHYIRLVWVADNFSRFVFVNHQGMRVVELDATSLARKMREGVLILDSQYEKPLVDESIDRMVRNVYDQLSWVSTHDDLTHLLNRREFERLLEHQLTRGEDTRTLLHLDLKGFRLLNDVAGQKAADETLKQVADILCKHADEGMPVSRVEGTEFAMLVPDDKASVVAQSLVSAIEAAEFRFDGKTYELTANVGIVPTVAAVTSAERWLRTSEQVLSVARRGGAGRVSVYSEGGEDQARQDQIAARVANLGDPADDRMLLRCQKIIPLHPEARMSVAQYEILISMYDDNGELVTGRDLVRMAERYDRMQAVDRWVVGHMLDWLQEKKPGAREVGGICINLSGHSLNDQALLEFIYEKLSEKDAPIERLWFELTEASAIHDVPAVARFIGEMKELGCRFCLGNFGTGPNAYDFMRSLPIDLIKIDSAFTHQLATNATDQAMVKSMVDMAHFMDREVVATQVETREVLDKLAQLGVDYAQGFVIEKPKLLTSLI
- a CDS encoding phosphoribulokinase, whose translation is MSKRHPIIAVTGSSGAGTSTTGQIFARLFAREDINAAMVSGDSFHRYTREQMARLAAKGQFGERNHFALAANHIDRLEALMYDYSHTGNGRCRQYVHDEDHELITAGHKPGTFTPWSSLPADTDVLFYEGLHGGVVSENFNLVQYVDLLIGVVPIVNLEWIQKINRDTNKRGYSPEAVVETIINRMDDYVKDIVPQFSHTHINFQRVPLVDTSNPFIAREVPSEDESMIVIHFREVTDVDFSWLLQAIPQSRLSRHDTLVIPGTKMPLAMDLIVRPMVQRLMAGKAFA
- the crp gene encoding cAMP-activated global transcriptional regulator CRP — protein: MATIIKPVEQKTKHLDYFLSQCHRRRYPAKSTIIYAGDKSDSLFYIVKGSVTVIIEDDDGREMIMAYLNTGDFFGEMGLFDNMDSRSAWVKAKTECEVAEISYTKFREIAQQDPRVLYFIGEQMASRLRQTTRKVGDLAFLDVTGRVARTLLDLCKEPDAMTHPDGMQIKITRQEIGRIVGCSREMVGRVLKTLEEQGLVQVKGKTMVVYGTR
- a CDS encoding OsmC family protein; this translates as MKATVDWTGNVSFKATSGTGHSVQMDGPPDLGGQNLGPRPMEMLLMGVGGCSSFDVMSILQKSRQNVTACHAELEAERADAVPAIFTKIHLHFVVTGHNLKEKQVERAVSLSADKYCSASIMLGAAGVEITHSFEIRAAE
- the modC gene encoding molybdenum ABC transporter ATP-binding protein, whose product is MSHPDTIQARFQCHFDKFAMDVDLNLPGSGITAIFGHSGCGKTTLLRCIAGLQAAQGQLSVLGEPWQTASNSWPVHRRPLAYVFQDTSLFPHLSVRKNLLYGYRRVPAEQRKISPEQVYDWLGLSPLLKRMPAGLSGGERQRVAIGRALLTSPRLLLMDEPLSALDQQSKLDILPYLERMRDTLEIPVLYVSHSTAEVARLADHIVMMEHGRVVAHGPLQETLARTDHPFRLEEDAGVILNGEIAEVDDRWQLCRVVFDGGELWLRHHDHLHAGMSVRVQVLARDVSIALQEQRNQSIQNLLPATVDHIAREVMPGTSLVRLLAGDTPFLARLTSRSVHQLRLSPGLAVWLQIKSVALAD
- the speD gene encoding adenosylmethionine decarboxylase — encoded protein: MESKLQLHGFNNLTKSLSFNIYDICYAQTNEQREAYIDYIDEMYNAERLTQILTDVVKIIGANVLNIARQDYEPHGASVTMLIAEHDVDDCEENYDESPGPLPDTIVAHLDKSHVTVHTYPESHPHDGVSTFRADIDVSTCGLISPLKVLNYLIHSFDSDVVTVDYRVRGFTRDIDGTKHYIDHDINSIQNYLTEDTQNAYQMIDVNVYQENLFHTKMMLKEFNLDNYVFGTNAEELDPAEAKSIEDRLRREMLEIFYSRNVE